In Triticum aestivum cultivar Chinese Spring chromosome 5B, IWGSC CS RefSeq v2.1, whole genome shotgun sequence, the following proteins share a genomic window:
- the LOC123117826 gene encoding protein transport protein Sec61 subunit alpha-like, which yields MAGLNTLRQLVGLLPEVADRRATPVPFRNKALNTITSVLVFLAGSRLPLYGLSTTASPDPFYWIHAASASNGGTVMAQGVYHLLVSELVIHPLFRLKIVRDKIPVEERMQFMDRSQKLLGILLAMVSAVCNVFSAGQLGPVNATLIALQLFAGGTIVIYLDEALKKGHGLVSSGIALFTATNICACFLERYGGDKIVIPAGTCAFLALTVRLQGLHLPLAVRTHGVDPALQANCSVNLSYLSYMPIVFQGAIASSMYFISQLLYLQYGENNNGVVKLPGSWKRDSRYPGQLIPIGGVAHYVTNPPAWADLARDPVHVTLYAVLLLMASALISATWFGVRVYSRNYVARLLGRQIPLTPAQPGSIPMTRWKRHVAMIALLVGLCVGALTLMAGFICVPGSGTGIMLVVTVVCSYFERRAGDQAADVFCL from the exons ATGGCAGGTCTTAATACCTTGCGGCAACTGGTGGGACTCTTGCCGGAGGTTGCCGACCGCCGAGCTACCCCTGTTCCTTTCCGGAACAAGGCGCTGAACACGATCACGTCGGTCCTCGTCTTCTTGGCCGGCAGCCGGTTGCCGCTGTATGGGCTCTCGACCACCGCGTCTCCGGACCCCTTTTACTGGATCCACGCGGCCAGCGCCTCCAACGGCGGCACTGTCATGGCTCAAGGGGTATACCACTTGCTGGTATCCGAGCTGGTCATCCACCCCTTGTTCCGACTGAAGATTGTCAGGGACAAGATTCCCGTGGAAGAACGCATGCAGTTCAT GGATAGGTCCCAGAAGTTACTGGGCATACTGTTAGCCATGGTGTCTGCAGTTTGCAATGTGTTTTCCGCGGGGCAGCTCGGTCCGGTGAATGCGACTCTGATCGCGCTCCAGCTTTTTGCTGGAGGTACCATTGTAATTTACCTTGATGAGGCCCTTAAAAAGGGGCACGGACTGGTATCTAGTGGCATTGCTCTCTTCACTGCCACCAACATCTG CGCGTGTTTCCTGGAGAGATATGGAGGAGACAAGATCGTCATTCCTGCTGGCACGTGTGCATTCCTGGCGCTCACGGTGAGACTACAAGGCTTGCATCTCCCATTGGCAGTGAGGACACATGGTGTTGACCCTGCGTTGCAAGCCAACTGCAGCGTGAACCTATCCTACCTCTCCTACATGCCCATCGTGTTTCAGGGTGCCATTGCTTCAAGCATGTATTTCATCTCACAG CTGTTATACTTGCAATACGGCGAAAATAATAATGGAGTGGTCAAGCTGCCCGGCAGTTGGAAGCGGGATAGTCGGTACCCTGGACAACTTATTCCCATCGGCGGGGTCGCACACTACGTAACCAATCCACCAGC CTGGGCTGACTTAGCAAGAGACCCTGTCCATGTGACACTCTATGCCGTCTTGCTGCTGATGGCATCTGCTCTTATCTCGGCAACATGGTTTGGTGTTCGTGTATATTCGAGAAATTATGTGGCCAGGTTGCTCGGG AGGCAAATACCTCTGACGCCTGCTCAGCCCGGCTCCattcccatgacccgatggaagcGTCATGTTGCCATGATAGCACTTCTCGTAGGGCTTTGCGTCGGTGCGCTGACTCTCATGGCAGGTTTCATATGTGTGCCTGGTTCCGGAACTGGAATTATGCTCGTCGTCACCGTCGTGTGTTCCTACTTTGAAAGGAGAGCTGGAGATCAGGCTGCTGATGTATTCTGCCTCTAA
- the LOC123117827 gene encoding uncharacterized protein, with product MAGTRAFLVALVVALTFLFMEGLAAAVPATPESTAQRRLEVRSLLRRLNKPPVASIQSSDGDVIDCVHISKQPAFDHPLLKNHTIQMRPSYNPRGMHHDSNITARAITQIWHQNGTCPENTIPIRRTKEEDVLRANSIRRFGKKMPRSIPHLNPTNDTDTPNVLRGHQHAVASAQYDKCYGTKSTFNLWKPWIARGNDFSLTQFWITGGSYNGNSLNTIEVGWQVYPNLYSDSNTRLFIYWTGDAYQTTGCYNLLCSGFIQTSNQITIGGSISPMSTYGGTQYDIDILVWKDRAGGNWWLQVGGDYVGYWPSSIFTYLADSASTIMWGGEVFSPDAGQTSTHMGSGHFPNEGFGKASHIKNIQVVDSSNCLNPPSNVGLITEQNNCYNVQSDTYGDWGTYIYYGGPGNNHNCP from the exons ATGGCAGGGACGCGAGCGTTCTTGGTCGCGCTCGTCGTGGCTCTCACGTTTCTCTTCATGGAGGGCCTGGCGGCAGCGGTGCCGGCGACTCCGGAGAGTACAGCGCAGCGGCGGCTGGAGGTGCGAAGCCTCCTCAGGCGGCTCAATAAGCCTCCTGTCGCAAGCATTCAG AGCTCGGATGGTGATGTCATAGACTGTGTGCACATATCCAAACAGCCTGCATTCGATCATCCTCTCCTCAAGAACCATACTATTCAG ATGCGGCCTTCTTACAACCCAAGAGGCATGCATCATGACTCCAACATCACAGCCCGTGCAATCACTCAAATATGGCATCAAAATGGCACGTGCCCTGAGAACACCATACCAATCCGAAGGACCAAGGAGGAGGATGTCCTGAGGGCCAATTCTATTAGGAGGTTTGGCAAGAAGATGCCTAGGAGCATCCCACACCTCAATCCAACCAATGACACTGACACACCCAATGTATTGAGGGGCCACCAG CATGCCGTCGCCTCTGCACAATACGATAAGTGCTATGGAACCAAAAGCACCTTCAATTTGTGGAAACCATGGATTGCTAGGGGCAACGACTTTAGCTTAACCCAATTTTGGATCACTGGTGGTTCCTACAATGGCAACAGCCTCAATACCATTGAAGTGGGATGGCAG GTTTATCCAAATCTATATAGCGATAGCAATACGAGACTCTTCATCTACTGGACT GGAGATGCATATCAAACAACAGGATGTTACAACCTACTATGCTCAGGCTTCATCCAAACAAGCAATCAGATCACAATTGGCGGCAGTATCTCCCCAATGTCCACCTATGGTGGCACACAATATGACATCGATATTTTAGTTTGGAAG GACCGAGCGGGGGGCAATTGGTGGCTGCAAGTGGGAGGTGATTATGTGGGGTATTGGCCATCATCCATCTTCACCTACTTGGCAGATAGTGCTTCTACCATCATGTGGGGCGGTGAGGTATTTTCACCCGATGCCGGCCAAACTTCCACACATATGGGTAGTGGACACTTCCCGAATGAAGGGTTCGGTAAGGCGAGTCACATCAAGAACATTCAAGTGGTAGATTCGTCTAACTGTCTCAATCCCCCAAGTAATGTGGGCTTGATAACCGAGCAGAACAACTGTTATAATGTGCAAAGTGACACCTATGGCGACTGGGGCACTTACATCTACTATGGTGGCCCTGGCAATAACCATAATTGCCCATGA